A region from the Bacillus sp. Marseille-P3661 genome encodes:
- a CDS encoding sensor domain-containing protein translates to MNYETALDEAMNRLRDIELALNESSIVSITDQRGVIQFVNDKFCKMSKYSREELIGQNQNIVNSGYHDKSFFKNMWRTIGRGQVWKGEVKNKTKDGITYWVDTTIVPFLDKNNKPYQYVSIRHDITKLKQYEEEMEQMAFYDPLTQLPNRNLLSKWLRDSFDDKEDPFTVLFLDLDRFKSINDNFGHSTGDYILKETAKRLQRCLRKSDFISRQGGDEFIIILNGLLQKDDIIPIVQKIKEQLAMPFCIDGRHIVITASIGISRNTLKAVDISYQEFIETLIKQADTSMYHAKKQGGNIFCFNTPDHNIEIERYYQLEQEIKNAIEQKQFSLHYQPLMNLGKNEIVGVEVLLRWNNQKLGSVSPVEFIPLLEELGYIIPVGKWVLKSACRQMKAWQQKGVSLQRISVNVSPVELRNKNFVNYLKQILKETMLDPRLLEIEITEGTLLNIEESSKILQEIKNLGIRIAIDDFGTGYSSLSYLKELSLDTLKIDKSFIQDLDNDGKIIVNTIIQMGKNLGYTVLAEGIENIEQLSYLQQQNCHEGQGYFWSKPVKANEMEMLYQTIMSNEIENVQ, encoded by the coding sequence GTGAATTATGAGACAGCATTAGATGAAGCAATGAATAGACTTAGGGATATTGAATTAGCACTCAATGAATCGTCAATCGTTTCAATCACCGATCAAAGGGGCGTGATTCAATTTGTAAATGATAAGTTTTGCAAAATGTCAAAGTACAGCAGAGAGGAATTAATTGGACAAAATCAAAATATCGTTAATTCTGGTTATCATGATAAAAGCTTTTTTAAAAACATGTGGCGAACGATTGGTCGAGGCCAAGTGTGGAAAGGCGAAGTGAAAAATAAAACAAAGGACGGCATTACTTATTGGGTAGATACCACAATCGTCCCTTTCCTTGATAAAAATAACAAACCTTACCAATATGTTTCGATACGGCATGATATTACGAAACTTAAACAATATGAAGAAGAAATGGAACAAATGGCTTTTTATGATCCACTCACACAACTCCCTAACCGTAATTTACTTAGTAAATGGTTAAGAGATAGTTTCGATGATAAAGAAGATCCCTTTACAGTCCTTTTTTTAGACTTAGATCGTTTTAAGTCAATCAATGATAATTTTGGGCATTCGACAGGTGACTATATTTTAAAAGAAACGGCCAAGCGTTTACAACGCTGTCTTCGTAAATCAGACTTTATTTCACGTCAGGGCGGGGACGAGTTTATTATTATTTTAAATGGTTTACTGCAAAAGGATGACATTATTCCTATAGTCCAAAAAATTAAAGAGCAGCTTGCCATGCCATTTTGTATTGACGGCAGACACATTGTAATCACAGCAAGTATTGGAATCAGCCGGAATACCTTAAAAGCGGTCGACATTAGCTATCAAGAATTTATTGAAACATTAATTAAACAAGCGGATACTTCAATGTATCATGCTAAAAAGCAAGGTGGCAATATATTTTGTTTTAATACCCCCGATCATAATATTGAAATAGAGCGATATTACCAACTTGAGCAAGAAATCAAAAATGCAATCGAACAAAAACAGTTCTCCCTTCATTACCAACCTCTCATGAATTTAGGAAAAAATGAAATAGTAGGGGTTGAAGTATTGCTCCGCTGGAACAATCAAAAGCTTGGCTCCGTATCACCGGTGGAATTTATCCCATTATTAGAGGAATTGGGTTATATTATTCCTGTTGGAAAATGGGTATTAAAGTCAGCCTGCAGGCAAATGAAAGCTTGGCAACAAAAAGGAGTTTCACTACAAAGAATCTCTGTAAATGTATCACCAGTTGAATTGAGAAACAAAAATTTTGTAAATTACTTAAAGCAAATTTTGAAAGAAACAATGCTTGATCCTCGTCTATTAGAAATAGAAATCACCGAAGGAACCCTTTTAAATATAGAGGAATCTTCAAAGATCTTACAAGAAATAAAAAATTTAGGTATAAGAATTGCAATCGATGACTTTGGAACAGGTTATTCGTCTTTAAGCTATCTAAAGGAGTTATCATTAGATACACTCAAAATTGATAAATCTTTCATCCAAGATTTGGACAATGATGGAAAAATTATTGTGAACACCATCATTCAGATGGGGAAAAATTTAGGTTACACTGTATTAGCAGAGGGAATTGAAAACATAGAACAGCTTTCTTATCTCCAACAACAAAATTGCCATGAAGGACAAGGCTACTTCTGGAGTAAACCTGTAAAAGCCAATGAAATGGAAATGTTATACCAGACTATTATGAGCAATGAGATCGAAAATGTGCAATAA
- a CDS encoding VOC family protein — protein sequence MIKKIEHTAIIVKNIDEAIHYYSEMFGFKLRAKGDNGKRLMAFIQHEHQPEFEIELMQDIELVTDYSETGIVNHLAFTVDNILEAIDYYKGKGIVFNSDSPNTAIDGAQTIFFNGPNGELLQLVQPTRTYK from the coding sequence ATGATAAAAAAAATCGAGCATACAGCCATTATCGTCAAAAATATCGACGAGGCGATCCACTATTATTCTGAAATGTTTGGTTTCAAACTTCGTGCAAAAGGAGATAATGGCAAACGGCTTATGGCGTTTATTCAGCATGAACATCAGCCTGAATTTGAAATAGAGTTAATGCAGGATATAGAATTGGTTACAGATTATTCAGAAACAGGAATTGTTAATCACTTAGCTTTTACAGTGGATAACATACTTGAGGCAATTGATTATTATAAGGGAAAAGGGATTGTGTTTAATTCTGATTCACCTAACACAGCTATTGATGGCGCACAAACGATCTTTTTCAATGGTCCAAACGGCGAATTACTGCAGCTCGTACAGCCGACACGTACATATAAATAA
- the hutH gene encoding histidine ammonia-lyase: MIVLDGKSLKIRDLYRILYKNERVIATQESLTKVKENRKAVEDIVEKGKIVYGITTGFGKFSDVFINKENVKDLQHHLIHSHACGVGEPFPEIVSRAMLILRANALLKGNSGVRPIVIETLLNLVNHRIHPVIPSQGSLGASGDLAPLSHLALVVIGEGEVVYQGNRVATTVALKAEKLKPLSLEAKEGLALINGTQAMTAMGVINFLEVEQLALQSEWIAALTIEGLRGIIDAFDEEIQIARGFQEQVDVAARIRRILSGSKLVTVQGELRIQDAYSLRCIPQVHGATWQTLNYVKHKLEIEMNAVTDNPLIFNNGEKVISGGNFHGQPIAFAMDFLKIASAELASISERRIERLVNPQLNDLPPFLSPEPGLQSGAMIMQYTAASLVSENKTLAHPSSVDSIPSSANQEDHVSMGTIGARHAYTIIENVRKVLAIEMICAMQAVEYRGIDNMAPLTRTFYTEGRAVVPSIIRDRIFSKDIEVLAKWLKELWEI; the protein is encoded by the coding sequence TTGATTGTTTTAGATGGTAAGTCGTTAAAAATAAGGGATTTGTATAGAATATTATATAAAAATGAAAGAGTTATAGCCACACAGGAGAGCTTAACAAAAGTAAAGGAGAATCGAAAGGCAGTCGAGGATATTGTTGAGAAAGGAAAAATTGTATATGGCATAACAACTGGTTTTGGAAAATTTAGCGATGTATTTATCAATAAAGAAAATGTAAAAGATCTTCAACATCATTTAATTCACTCCCATGCTTGTGGGGTTGGAGAACCTTTTCCAGAGATTGTATCGCGAGCGATGTTAATTCTTCGAGCAAATGCCCTTTTAAAAGGTAATTCTGGTGTTCGTCCGATTGTGATCGAAACACTTCTCAATCTTGTCAATCATCGTATTCATCCAGTTATTCCATCACAAGGATCACTAGGGGCAAGCGGGGATTTAGCGCCCTTATCTCATTTGGCACTTGTGGTAATAGGGGAAGGCGAGGTGGTCTATCAAGGTAATAGAGTTGCAACTACAGTTGCGCTAAAAGCAGAAAAACTTAAACCGCTAAGTTTAGAAGCAAAAGAAGGATTGGCGCTCATTAATGGTACACAAGCGATGACTGCAATGGGCGTAATCAATTTTCTAGAAGTCGAACAATTAGCTTTACAGTCTGAATGGATTGCAGCTCTTACAATAGAAGGGCTCCGAGGGATCATAGATGCTTTTGATGAAGAAATTCAGATCGCAAGGGGATTTCAGGAACAGGTGGATGTTGCTGCTAGGATTCGCCGGATCTTATCTGGTAGCAAGTTGGTTACAGTCCAAGGTGAACTCCGGATACAGGATGCCTATTCATTACGATGTATTCCGCAGGTTCATGGAGCCACTTGGCAAACCTTGAACTATGTGAAACATAAGCTAGAAATAGAAATGAATGCAGTAACAGATAATCCGTTAATTTTTAATAATGGTGAAAAAGTCATCTCGGGTGGAAATTTCCATGGTCAACCAATAGCATTTGCAATGGATTTTCTTAAAATTGCCAGTGCTGAATTAGCCAGCATATCCGAACGGCGAATCGAACGATTAGTGAACCCACAATTAAATGATTTACCACCATTTTTAAGTCCTGAACCAGGCCTTCAGTCCGGAGCGATGATTATGCAATATACAGCCGCTTCCCTTGTTTCAGAAAATAAAACACTTGCACATCCATCAAGCGTAGATTCAATCCCTTCTTCTGCAAACCAAGAGGATCATGTGAGTATGGGTACAATCGGCGCTCGGCATGCTTATACTATTATTGAAAATGTAAGAAAAGTACTAGCGATAGAAATGATCTGTGCTATGCAAGCTGTCGAATATCGCGGTATTGATAACATGGCACCACTAACTAGAACATTTTATACAGAAGGGAGGGCAGTTGTACCTTCGATAATCCGAGATCGAATTTTTTCAAAAGATATTGAAGTTTTGGCAAAGTGGTTAAAAGAATTATGGGAAATTTAG
- a CDS encoding agmatinase family protein, with amino-acid sequence MKSYPYPFLNPPSFKWNKGVDIIEPKVHEWIQTIEYNEEVDWKKVDAAIVGIPLSRSSISASAASENPDAIRRAWKFFYPYNIDYDIDLTSLNIVDIGDVKQHVTNISICHQNIMAAMEMMRKTHPNVLPLAVGGDHSITAMLVKGWKNVHAHEEVGILQFDTHFDLRDLRSDGPSNGTPIRNLIESKVIKGENVYNIGLHGFFNAKSLKSYATEVGVNYVTLKQARAYGIEQTVQRALDELNKKVDTIYVTVDMDVLDMGIAPGAPASSPGGMRTDELFEAVCRAGKAKKVKAMDIVCLDPTKDFADATVKAGVHVMLSFLTGFKQRNDER; translated from the coding sequence GTGAAAAGCTATCCTTATCCGTTCTTAAATCCCCCATCCTTTAAATGGAACAAAGGAGTAGATATAATTGAACCAAAAGTCCATGAATGGATTCAAACTATCGAATATAATGAAGAGGTTGATTGGAAGAAAGTAGACGCTGCGATTGTTGGAATTCCGTTATCTCGTTCATCGATTAGTGCATCTGCTGCAAGTGAAAATCCTGATGCGATCAGGAGAGCTTGGAAGTTTTTTTATCCATATAATATTGATTATGATATAGACTTAACATCTTTAAATATCGTTGATATAGGTGATGTAAAGCAGCATGTAACAAACATTTCAATTTGCCATCAAAATATTATGGCTGCAATGGAAATGATGAGAAAGACGCATCCTAATGTACTTCCACTAGCAGTTGGTGGTGATCATTCGATTACAGCCATGTTAGTAAAAGGGTGGAAAAACGTCCACGCTCACGAAGAAGTTGGAATATTGCAATTTGATACGCATTTTGATCTTCGTGATTTAAGAAGTGATGGTCCTAGCAATGGAACCCCAATCAGAAATTTGATTGAAAGTAAGGTTATTAAAGGTGAAAATGTATACAACATTGGACTTCATGGTTTTTTTAATGCAAAATCTTTAAAAAGCTATGCAACTGAAGTTGGAGTAAACTACGTAACTCTAAAACAAGCAAGAGCGTACGGTATTGAACAAACTGTTCAAAGGGCATTAGATGAATTAAATAAAAAGGTTGATACGATTTATGTAACAGTTGATATGGATGTATTGGATATGGGTATAGCACCGGGGGCCCCTGCGTCTTCTCCTGGCGGCATGAGAACAGATGAATTATTTGAAGCGGTGTGTAGAGCTGGTAAAGCTAAAAAAGTAAAAGCTATGGATATAGTTTGTTTAGATCCTACTAAAGATTTTGCAGATGCAACTGTTAAAGCAGGTGTACATGTGATGTTATCCTTTTTAACCGGTTTTAAACAGCGAAATGATGAGCGGTAA
- the hutI gene encoding imidazolonepropionase, producing MPLKPIFIRNANEVITLIGSSTAPVTGEKMEKLHIINNGSLWLEDGKIQAVGKDAELLHHYQDRLLEAEIIDATGKIVAPGLVDPHTHLVYAGSRENEFNMRLNGSSYMEIMNAGGGIHATTAATRVANCEQLYQESKHRLDLFLLHGVTTVEAKSGYGLTFEHEVKQLKVAKKLDQTHAIDIVSTFMGAHAIPVQYKDDPDKFVDYINQEMIPKVAEWKLAEFNDVFCEHGVFTPQQTKKILMTGLKYGLLPKIHADEIEPYGGAELAAEIGAVSADHLLKASEKGLRQMAEKGVIAVLLPGTAFFLMAEFANGRNLIDIGVPVALSTDCNPGSSPTVSLPLIMNLGCLKMGMTPAEVITASTINAAHAIRRGHEIGSLEVGKKADILVLDVPNYMQIQYHYGINHTDTVIKNGKVVVKGGKIL from the coding sequence ATGCCATTAAAACCGATTTTCATAAGGAATGCAAATGAAGTCATAACGTTAATAGGTAGCTCTACAGCTCCTGTTACAGGTGAAAAAATGGAGAAACTCCACATTATTAATAATGGGAGTTTATGGCTTGAGGATGGGAAAATCCAAGCAGTGGGAAAAGATGCTGAACTTTTACACCACTATCAAGATCGTTTGCTAGAAGCTGAGATAATTGATGCGACTGGAAAAATTGTTGCCCCAGGTCTTGTTGATCCACATACGCATTTAGTTTATGCTGGGAGCCGTGAGAATGAATTTAATATGAGGTTGAACGGTTCATCATATATGGAGATCATGAATGCAGGCGGTGGTATTCATGCGACAACGGCAGCGACTCGAGTTGCAAACTGTGAACAATTATACCAAGAAAGTAAGCATCGTCTTGATTTATTTTTACTTCACGGAGTTACAACGGTAGAGGCTAAAAGTGGATACGGGTTAACGTTCGAACATGAAGTAAAACAATTAAAGGTTGCTAAAAAACTGGATCAAACACATGCTATCGATATTGTAAGCACTTTTATGGGGGCACATGCCATTCCTGTGCAGTACAAAGATGATCCAGATAAATTTGTTGACTACATTAACCAAGAAATGATTCCAAAAGTAGCAGAATGGAAGCTTGCAGAATTTAACGATGTATTTTGTGAACATGGTGTATTTACTCCACAGCAAACAAAAAAAATTTTGATGACCGGATTAAAATATGGATTATTGCCTAAAATTCATGCCGATGAAATTGAACCATACGGTGGGGCGGAGCTTGCTGCAGAGATTGGGGCTGTTTCAGCCGATCATTTATTAAAAGCTTCAGAAAAAGGTTTACGCCAAATGGCAGAAAAAGGAGTAATCGCTGTGCTTCTCCCTGGTACTGCTTTTTTCCTGATGGCTGAATTTGCAAACGGAAGGAATCTGATTGATATAGGTGTACCTGTTGCGTTATCAACAGACTGTAACCCGGGATCGTCACCTACAGTTTCGCTTCCGTTAATAATGAATTTGGGATGCTTGAAAATGGGAATGACACCTGCTGAGGTAATTACAGCATCTACGATTAATGCAGCTCATGCGATTAGACGCGGCCATGAAATCGGTAGTTTAGAAGTAGGAAAAAAAGCGGATATCCTCGTTTTAGATGTACCGAATTATATGCAGATTCAATATCATTATGGAATTAATCATACGGATACAGTTATAAAAAATGGAAAAGTTGTTGTAAAGGGAGGGAAGATTTTGTGA
- the hutU gene encoding urocanate hydratase: MSQSKRKVQQYKGTELHAKGWIQEAALRMLMNNLNEEVAERPEELVVYGGIGKAARNWECYDAITKTLLELENDETLLVQSGKPVVVFKTHKDAPRVLLANSNLVPAWANWDHFHDLDKKGLMMFGQMTAGSWIYIGSQGIVQGTYETFAECARQHFNGSLKGTITLTSGLGGMGGAQPLAITLNDGVCIAIEVDQTRIQRRLDTKYLDRMTKSVDDAIQIAITAKHEKKPLSIGLLGNAAEIIPKMIEKGFTPDILTDQTSSHDPLNGYIPLNMTLQEAKILRKQDPKKYEIYSKSSIAHHVRAMLKMQERGAVTFDYGNNIRQVAKDEGIKNAFDFPGFVPAYIRPQFCEGKGPFRWVALSGDPEDIYKTDEVILREFSENQHLCKWIKMAQEKIQFQGLPARICWLGYGERARFGKFINDMVACGELKAPIVIGRDHLDSGSVASPNRETEGMLDGSDAVADWPLLNAMINSVGGASWVSIHHGGGVGMGYSIHAGMVIVADGTKEAEQRLQRVLTTDPGMGIVRHVDAGYELAKNAAKKHGINIPMMED; the protein is encoded by the coding sequence ATGAGTCAGTCAAAAAGAAAAGTTCAACAGTACAAAGGAACTGAGCTTCATGCAAAAGGTTGGATTCAAGAAGCTGCACTGCGGATGTTAATGAATAATTTAAACGAAGAGGTAGCTGAACGTCCAGAAGAGCTTGTTGTATATGGTGGAATAGGGAAAGCAGCGCGAAACTGGGAGTGCTATGATGCTATTACAAAAACACTTCTCGAGTTAGAAAATGATGAAACGTTACTTGTACAGTCTGGGAAACCTGTAGTTGTTTTCAAAACCCATAAGGATGCTCCACGTGTATTACTAGCTAACTCCAATTTAGTTCCAGCATGGGCTAATTGGGATCATTTTCATGACTTGGATAAAAAAGGTCTGATGATGTTTGGACAAATGACTGCAGGAAGTTGGATTTATATTGGAAGTCAAGGAATTGTTCAAGGTACGTATGAAACATTTGCGGAATGTGCAAGGCAGCATTTTAATGGTAGTTTAAAAGGAACAATTACATTAACTTCAGGCCTTGGTGGGATGGGTGGTGCCCAACCATTAGCGATAACACTAAATGACGGTGTTTGCATTGCGATTGAAGTAGATCAAACAAGAATCCAACGACGCCTTGATACTAAATATTTGGACAGAATGACTAAAAGTGTAGACGATGCTATACAAATAGCAATCACAGCAAAACATGAAAAAAAGCCGCTTTCCATAGGTTTATTAGGAAATGCAGCAGAAATTATTCCAAAAATGATAGAAAAAGGCTTCACTCCCGATATATTAACAGATCAAACTTCTTCACATGACCCCCTTAACGGCTATATTCCATTAAATATGACATTACAAGAAGCAAAAATCTTGAGAAAACAAGACCCTAAAAAATATGAAATTTACTCAAAGAGTAGCATTGCCCACCACGTACGTGCCATGCTGAAAATGCAAGAACGTGGCGCTGTTACGTTTGATTATGGCAACAACATACGTCAAGTCGCAAAAGATGAGGGAATAAAAAATGCGTTTGATTTCCCCGGATTTGTACCAGCATATATTCGTCCACAATTTTGTGAAGGAAAAGGACCCTTCCGTTGGGTCGCACTATCTGGTGATCCAGAAGACATTTATAAAACAGATGAAGTAATTCTTCGCGAATTCAGTGAGAATCAGCATTTATGTAAGTGGATTAAAATGGCTCAAGAAAAAATTCAATTTCAAGGACTGCCAGCCCGGATTTGCTGGTTAGGCTACGGTGAAAGGGCAAGATTTGGAAAATTTATCAACGATATGGTTGCTTGTGGGGAGCTGAAGGCTCCGATTGTAATTGGCCGGGATCATCTTGATTCTGGATCGGTGGCATCTCCGAATCGTGAAACAGAAGGAATGCTAGATGGTAGCGATGCAGTTGCCGATTGGCCGCTATTAAATGCAATGATCAATAGTGTAGGTGGTGCAAGCTGGGTTTCCATCCACCATGGTGGCGGAGTCGGAATGGGTTACTCTATACATGCTGGAATGGTTATCGTTGCCGATGGTACAAAAGAGGCAGAACAGCGTTTACAAAGAGTACTGACAACTGATCCTGGCATGGGTATAGTACGCCATGTTGATGCAGGTTATGAACTTGCTAAAAATGCAGCCAAGAAACATGGTATTAATATTCCGATGATGGAAGATTAG
- a CDS encoding copper amine oxidase N-terminal domain-containing protein produces MKKAFIIGLLVGSIGFASISSAGNFVENITVHTKPITLKENGEEIKIDNINKNGMYYNGKAWVPSTMIYEGTTYVPIRVVAESFRKEVVWDGEDGSISFNDYVGTPPAPKTKKIPVLVEGMTDMRDSTLKSSNLGYDMYVLNNFTLTAEEPFKDVLMSNYDNSFFVRIELLDKNTNITDYRNQLKDSLEGKVHDLNPDQIFDEFFHSADFYLLQETKNGDLPVSVIHLVRDYGSQKFRFMLHMPSKEAAEGIGPSFWAMLKTIEVK; encoded by the coding sequence TTGAAGAAAGCTTTTATTATAGGTCTATTAGTTGGTTCAATTGGCTTTGCGTCTATATCAAGTGCCGGAAACTTTGTTGAAAATATTACTGTTCATACTAAACCAATTACATTAAAAGAAAACGGAGAAGAAATTAAAATCGACAACATCAATAAAAATGGTATGTATTATAATGGTAAAGCGTGGGTTCCTTCAACGATGATTTACGAAGGTACCACATACGTACCGATCCGTGTGGTAGCAGAAAGTTTCAGAAAAGAAGTTGTGTGGGATGGTGAAGATGGGAGCATTTCATTTAATGATTATGTTGGTACACCTCCAGCACCAAAGACAAAGAAAATCCCTGTTCTTGTCGAAGGTATGACCGATATGAGGGATTCAACACTAAAAAGCAGCAATTTGGGCTATGACATGTATGTACTAAATAACTTTACGTTAACTGCTGAGGAACCTTTCAAAGATGTATTAATGTCCAATTATGACAACAGTTTCTTTGTTCGAATCGAATTATTAGATAAAAATACTAATATAACAGATTATCGAAACCAACTAAAAGATAGTTTAGAAGGAAAAGTTCATGATTTAAATCCTGATCAAATTTTTGACGAGTTTTTCCATAGCGCTGACTTTTATTTATTGCAAGAAACAAAAAATGGTGATTTACCGGTTTCAGTTATTCATCTAGTAAGAGATTATGGATCCCAAAAATTTAGATTTATGCTCCATATGCCTTCTAAAGAAGCAGCGGAAGGCATTGGCCCTAGTTTTTGGGCGATGTTAAAAACCATTGAAGTTAAATAA
- a CDS encoding DUF6232 family protein yields MGNEKFFYGSIEEDMFVSNARIYFGNKTYATNNITSVGTYEQKRYKIRLIWIAISMILGFVAMDIAPAFGIGFIAVSVMLLIAYLKKEYVVLIDSASGESEVLALPDKHEIREIVEAINKAIVYGHQTKRFDQGM; encoded by the coding sequence TTGGGAAATGAAAAATTCTTTTATGGATCAATAGAAGAAGATATGTTTGTATCCAATGCTAGAATTTATTTTGGCAACAAGACATATGCAACAAATAATATCACATCAGTTGGTACCTATGAACAAAAACGGTATAAAATTAGGCTAATTTGGATTGCAATTTCTATGATTTTAGGGTTTGTAGCAATGGATATAGCACCAGCATTTGGTATAGGTTTTATCGCTGTTTCCGTTATGTTGTTAATTGCATATTTAAAAAAAGAATATGTGGTTCTTATAGATTCTGCATCAGGTGAATCCGAAGTATTAGCACTTCCAGATAAACATGAAATAAGAGAAATTGTAGAGGCCATAAATAAAGCTATTGTATATGGACACCAAACTAAGCGTTTTGACCAAGGGATGTAA
- the ytzI gene encoding YtzI protein, with the protein MSSFTVVMIFSGIIVCLVIGLTIWSTNKAYEVLPTSSKVDPLPEHTKNEINETKS; encoded by the coding sequence ATGTCTAGTTTTACGGTTGTTATGATTTTTAGTGGTATTATAGTTTGTTTAGTAATTGGTTTGACAATTTGGTCAACGAATAAAGCATATGAAGTTCTACCCACATCCAGTAAGGTGGATCCGCTTCCTGAACATACTAAAAATGAAATAAATGAAACAAAAAGTTGA
- a CDS encoding pirin family protein has product MLKKLNSNNMGSSNLGWLKSKFHFSFAEYYNPDNIQFGVLRVINDDLVNPTTGFGKHPHQNMEIISYVVNGELTHGDNMGNKKTVTRGQVQYMSAGTGVLHSEYNLGEETLRFLQIWILPDKYGHTPNYGDFGFNWDDRKNNWLHMVSGKEGAAPIKIHQDANIYSLELEQGKEISFPVKEGRQAYLVQIEGTSAINDIELSDRDGMEIVEEELTIKAVKTSHILIIEMKKAV; this is encoded by the coding sequence ATGTTAAAAAAGCTCAACAGTAATAATATGGGTTCTAGTAATCTTGGATGGTTAAAAAGTAAATTTCATTTTTCATTTGCAGAATATTATAATCCGGACAATATTCAGTTTGGCGTTTTACGAGTAATCAACGATGATTTAGTTAATCCTACCACTGGATTTGGAAAACATCCTCATCAAAATATGGAGATCATATCCTACGTAGTAAATGGTGAGTTGACACATGGGGATAATATGGGCAATAAAAAAACTGTAACACGCGGACAGGTTCAATATATGAGTGCGGGTACTGGTGTACTTCATAGTGAGTATAATTTAGGAGAAGAAACTTTAAGGTTTTTACAAATTTGGATTTTGCCAGACAAGTATGGTCATACACCAAACTATGGAGATTTTGGATTCAATTGGGATGACAGAAAGAATAATTGGCTGCATATGGTATCAGGAAAAGAAGGTGCTGCTCCGATTAAAATTCATCAAGATGCTAACATTTATTCATTAGAATTGGAACAAGGAAAAGAAATAAGTTTCCCAGTCAAAGAGGGAAGACAGGCCTATTTAGTACAAATTGAAGGAACTTCAGCCATTAATGATATAGAACTATCTGATCGAGATGGAATGGAGATTGTTGAAGAGGAGCTGACTATTAAGGCTGTAAAAACATCGCATATTTTAATTATAGAAATGAAAAAAGCTGTATAA